From Aquila chrysaetos chrysaetos chromosome 3, bAquChr1.4, whole genome shotgun sequence, the proteins below share one genomic window:
- the ELMO2 gene encoding engulfment and cell motility protein 2 isoform X3, with translation MPPPSDIVKVAVEWPGANAQLLEIDQKRPLASIIKEVCDGWSLPNPEYYTLRYADGPQLYITEQTRCDIKNGTILQLAVSPSRAARQLMERIQSHSMEARLDAMKELAKLSADVTFATEFINMEGITVLTRLVESGTKLLSHYSEMLAFTLTAFLELMDHGIVSWDMVSITFIKQIAGYVSQPMVDVSILQRSLAILESMVLNSQTLYQKIAEEITVGQLISHLQVSNQEIQTYAIALINALFLKAPEDKRQEMANAFAQKHLRSIILNHVIRGNRPIKTEMAHQLYVLQVLTFNLLEERMMTKMDPNDQAQRDIIFELRRIAFDAESDSNTVPGSGTEKRKAMYTKDYKMLGFTNHINPAMDFTQTPPGMLALDNMLYLAKFHQDTYIRIVLENSSREDKHECPFGRSAIELTRMLCEILQVGELPNEGRNDYHPMFFTHDRAFEELFAICIQLLNKTWKEMRATAEDFNKVMQVVREQITRALPSKPNSLDQFKSKLRSLSYSEILRLRQSERMSQDDFQSPPIVELREKIQPEILELIKQQRLNRLCEGSSFRKIGNRRRQERFWYCRLALNHKVLHYGDLEDNAQGEVTFESLQEKIPVADIKAIVTGKDCPHMKEKSALKQNKEVLELAFSILYDPDETLNFIAPNKYEYCIWIDGLNALLGKDMSSELTKSDLDTLLSMEMKLRLLDLENIQIPEAPPPIPKEPSSYDFVYHYG, from the exons ATGCCACCACCTTCGGACATTGTGAAAGTAGCTGTTGAGTGGCCAGGTGCCAAtgcccagctgctggaaatAGATCAG AAAAGGCCTCTTGCATCCATCATCAAGGAGGTCTGTGATGG gTGGTCGTTGCCAAACCCTGAATACTACACCTTGCGGTATGCTGATGGTCCTCAGCTGTACATCACAGAGCAG actcGCTGTGACATCAAGAATGGAACTATCCTACAGCTGGCAGTCTCCCCG TCTAGGGCAGCTCGCCAGCTGATGGAGAGGATCCAGTCGCACAGTATGGAAGCCCGACTGGATGCCATGAAGGAACTGGCTAAACTTTCAGCAGATGTGACCTTTGCCACAGAGTTCATTAACATGGAAGGGATTACAGTGCTGACACGGCTTGTGGAGAGCGGGACCAAGCTTCTGTCCCA TTACAGTGAGATGTTGGCTTTCACCCTGACTGCCTTCTTGGAGCTCATGGACCATGGTATTGTCTCTTGGGACATGGTCTCAATAACCTTCATCAAACAG ATTGCAGGGTATGTGAGTCAGCCTATGGTAGATGTCTCCATCCTCCAACGATCCCTAGCCATTCTAGAAAGCATGGTGCTAAACAGTCAGACTCTGTATCAGAAGATAGCAGAAGAGATCACCGTGGGGCAGCTCATTTCTCATCTGCAAGT ctcaAACCAAGAGATTCAGACATATGCCATTGCCCTGATCAATGCCCTTTTCCTGAAGGCACCTGAGGACAAGAGACAg GAAATGGCTAATGCATTTGCCCAGAAGCACCTGAGGTCTATAATCCTGAAT CATGTGATCAGAGGAAACCGCCCgattaaaacagaaatggcaCATCAGCTGTACGTGCTACAGGTCCTGACCTTTAATCTCCTGGAAGAGAGAATGATGACCAAGATGGATCCCAATGATCAG gcacagagaGACATCATATTTGAGTTGCGAAGAATTGCATTTGATGCAGAGTCTGACAGCAACACCGTCCCTGGCAGTGGAACAGAAAAACGCAAAGCCATGTACACCAAGGACTACAAGATGCTGGGATTCACT aatcacatcAATCCAGCCATGGATTTTACTCAGACTCCTCCAGGGATGCTGGCATTGGACAATATGCTCTACTTGGCTAAATTTCATCAGGATACCTATATCCGG ATTGTTCTGGAGAACAGCAGTCGAGAAGATAAGCATGAGTGTCCCTTTGGGCGCAGTGCCATTGAGCTTACCAGGATGCTTTGTGAGATCCTGCAAGTTGGGGAGCTCC CCAACGAAGGCCGGAATGACTATCACCCCATGTTTTTCACCCATGACCGTGCATTTGAGGAGCTATTTGCCATCTGCATCCAGCTGTTGAACAAGACCTGGAAAGAAATGAGGGCGACAGCAGAAGATTTTAATAAG GTTATGCAGGTTGTGAGGGAACAGATCACACGGGCTCTCCCGTCTAAACCAAACTCCCTGGACCAGTTCAAGAGCAAACTGCGCAGCCTGAGCTATTCTGAAATTCTGCGACTACGCCAGTCTGAGAGAATGAGCCAAGATGACTTCCAGTCACCACCTATTGT GGAGCTGAGAGAGAAAATCCAACCTGAGATCTTGGAGCTGATAAAGCAGCAGCGCCTGAACAGGCTTTGTGAGGGAAGTAGTTTTCGAAAAATTGGAAATCGCAGAAGACAAG AAAGATTTTGGTATTGTCGCCTGGCTCTGAATCACAAGGTGCTACACTATGGAGATCTGGAAGATAATGCCCAGGGAGAAGTGACCTTTGAATctctacaggaaaaaa TTCCAGTTGCAGACATCAAAGCCATTGTCACAGGGAAGGATTGTCCACACATGAAGGAGAAAAGTGCACTGAAGCAGAACAAG gaaGTGTTAGAATTGGCCTTCTCGATATTATATGATCCCGATGAGACCTTGAACTTCATTGCACCTAATAAATATGAG tactGTATCTGGATTGATGGGCTTAATGCTCTCCTGGGGAAGGACATGTCCAGTGAGCTGACTAAAAGCGACCTGGACACATTGCTGAGCATGGAAATGAAGCTGAGGCTCCTGGACTTGGAGAACATCCAGATCCCCGAAGCGCCACCGCCCATCCCCAAGGAGCCGAGCAGCTACGACTTCGTGTACCACTACGGCTGA
- the ELMO2 gene encoding engulfment and cell motility protein 2 isoform X1 — MPPPSDIVKVAVEWPGANAQLLEIDQKRPLASIIKEVCDGWSLPNPEYYTLRYADGPQLYITEQTRCDIKNGTILQLAVSPSRAARQLMERIQSHSMEARLDAMKELAKLSADVTFATEFINMEGITVLTRLVESGTKLLSHYSEMLAFTLTAFLELMDHGIVSWDMVSITFIKQIAGYVSQPMVDVSILQRSLAILESMVLNSQTLYQKIAEEITVGQLISHLQVSNQEIQTYAIALINALFLKAPEDKRQQDKLLNPLDLPITEMANAFAQKHLRSIILNHVIRGNRPIKTEMAHQLYVLQVLTFNLLEERMMTKMDPNDQAQRDIIFELRRIAFDAESDSNTVPGSGTEKRKAMYTKDYKMLGFTNHINPAMDFTQTPPGMLALDNMLYLAKFHQDTYIRIVLENSSREDKHECPFGRSAIELTRMLCEILQVGELPNEGRNDYHPMFFTHDRAFEELFAICIQLLNKTWKEMRATAEDFNKVMQVVREQITRALPSKPNSLDQFKSKLRSLSYSEILRLRQSERMSQDDFQSPPIVELREKIQPEILELIKQQRLNRLCEGSSFRKIGNRRRQERFWYCRLALNHKVLHYGDLEDNAQGEVTFESLQEKIPVADIKAIVTGKDCPHMKEKSALKQNKEVLELAFSILYDPDETLNFIAPNKYEYCIWIDGLNALLGKDMSSELTKSDLDTLLSMEMKLRLLDLENIQIPEAPPPIPKEPSSYDFVYHYG, encoded by the exons ATGCCACCACCTTCGGACATTGTGAAAGTAGCTGTTGAGTGGCCAGGTGCCAAtgcccagctgctggaaatAGATCAG AAAAGGCCTCTTGCATCCATCATCAAGGAGGTCTGTGATGG gTGGTCGTTGCCAAACCCTGAATACTACACCTTGCGGTATGCTGATGGTCCTCAGCTGTACATCACAGAGCAG actcGCTGTGACATCAAGAATGGAACTATCCTACAGCTGGCAGTCTCCCCG TCTAGGGCAGCTCGCCAGCTGATGGAGAGGATCCAGTCGCACAGTATGGAAGCCCGACTGGATGCCATGAAGGAACTGGCTAAACTTTCAGCAGATGTGACCTTTGCCACAGAGTTCATTAACATGGAAGGGATTACAGTGCTGACACGGCTTGTGGAGAGCGGGACCAAGCTTCTGTCCCA TTACAGTGAGATGTTGGCTTTCACCCTGACTGCCTTCTTGGAGCTCATGGACCATGGTATTGTCTCTTGGGACATGGTCTCAATAACCTTCATCAAACAG ATTGCAGGGTATGTGAGTCAGCCTATGGTAGATGTCTCCATCCTCCAACGATCCCTAGCCATTCTAGAAAGCATGGTGCTAAACAGTCAGACTCTGTATCAGAAGATAGCAGAAGAGATCACCGTGGGGCAGCTCATTTCTCATCTGCAAGT ctcaAACCAAGAGATTCAGACATATGCCATTGCCCTGATCAATGCCCTTTTCCTGAAGGCACCTGAGGACAAGAGACAg cAGGACAAGCTGCTTAACCCACTAGACCTGCCCATCACT GAAATGGCTAATGCATTTGCCCAGAAGCACCTGAGGTCTATAATCCTGAAT CATGTGATCAGAGGAAACCGCCCgattaaaacagaaatggcaCATCAGCTGTACGTGCTACAGGTCCTGACCTTTAATCTCCTGGAAGAGAGAATGATGACCAAGATGGATCCCAATGATCAG gcacagagaGACATCATATTTGAGTTGCGAAGAATTGCATTTGATGCAGAGTCTGACAGCAACACCGTCCCTGGCAGTGGAACAGAAAAACGCAAAGCCATGTACACCAAGGACTACAAGATGCTGGGATTCACT aatcacatcAATCCAGCCATGGATTTTACTCAGACTCCTCCAGGGATGCTGGCATTGGACAATATGCTCTACTTGGCTAAATTTCATCAGGATACCTATATCCGG ATTGTTCTGGAGAACAGCAGTCGAGAAGATAAGCATGAGTGTCCCTTTGGGCGCAGTGCCATTGAGCTTACCAGGATGCTTTGTGAGATCCTGCAAGTTGGGGAGCTCC CCAACGAAGGCCGGAATGACTATCACCCCATGTTTTTCACCCATGACCGTGCATTTGAGGAGCTATTTGCCATCTGCATCCAGCTGTTGAACAAGACCTGGAAAGAAATGAGGGCGACAGCAGAAGATTTTAATAAG GTTATGCAGGTTGTGAGGGAACAGATCACACGGGCTCTCCCGTCTAAACCAAACTCCCTGGACCAGTTCAAGAGCAAACTGCGCAGCCTGAGCTATTCTGAAATTCTGCGACTACGCCAGTCTGAGAGAATGAGCCAAGATGACTTCCAGTCACCACCTATTGT GGAGCTGAGAGAGAAAATCCAACCTGAGATCTTGGAGCTGATAAAGCAGCAGCGCCTGAACAGGCTTTGTGAGGGAAGTAGTTTTCGAAAAATTGGAAATCGCAGAAGACAAG AAAGATTTTGGTATTGTCGCCTGGCTCTGAATCACAAGGTGCTACACTATGGAGATCTGGAAGATAATGCCCAGGGAGAAGTGACCTTTGAATctctacaggaaaaaa TTCCAGTTGCAGACATCAAAGCCATTGTCACAGGGAAGGATTGTCCACACATGAAGGAGAAAAGTGCACTGAAGCAGAACAAG gaaGTGTTAGAATTGGCCTTCTCGATATTATATGATCCCGATGAGACCTTGAACTTCATTGCACCTAATAAATATGAG tactGTATCTGGATTGATGGGCTTAATGCTCTCCTGGGGAAGGACATGTCCAGTGAGCTGACTAAAAGCGACCTGGACACATTGCTGAGCATGGAAATGAAGCTGAGGCTCCTGGACTTGGAGAACATCCAGATCCCCGAAGCGCCACCGCCCATCCCCAAGGAGCCGAGCAGCTACGACTTCGTGTACCACTACGGCTGA
- the ELMO2 gene encoding engulfment and cell motility protein 2 isoform X2, which yields MPPPSDIVKVAVEWPGANAQLLEIDQKRPLASIIKEVCDGWSLPNPEYYTLRYADGPQLYITEQTRCDIKNGTILQLAVSPSRAARQLMERIQSHSMEARLDAMKELAKLSADVTFATEFINMEGITVLTRLVESGTKLLSHYSEMLAFTLTAFLELMDHGIVSWDMVSITFIKQIAGYVSQPMVDVSILQRSLAILESMVLNSQTLYQKIAEEITVGQLISHLQVSNQEIQTYAIALINALFLKAPEDKRQDKLLNPLDLPITEMANAFAQKHLRSIILNHVIRGNRPIKTEMAHQLYVLQVLTFNLLEERMMTKMDPNDQAQRDIIFELRRIAFDAESDSNTVPGSGTEKRKAMYTKDYKMLGFTNHINPAMDFTQTPPGMLALDNMLYLAKFHQDTYIRIVLENSSREDKHECPFGRSAIELTRMLCEILQVGELPNEGRNDYHPMFFTHDRAFEELFAICIQLLNKTWKEMRATAEDFNKVMQVVREQITRALPSKPNSLDQFKSKLRSLSYSEILRLRQSERMSQDDFQSPPIVELREKIQPEILELIKQQRLNRLCEGSSFRKIGNRRRQERFWYCRLALNHKVLHYGDLEDNAQGEVTFESLQEKIPVADIKAIVTGKDCPHMKEKSALKQNKEVLELAFSILYDPDETLNFIAPNKYEYCIWIDGLNALLGKDMSSELTKSDLDTLLSMEMKLRLLDLENIQIPEAPPPIPKEPSSYDFVYHYG from the exons ATGCCACCACCTTCGGACATTGTGAAAGTAGCTGTTGAGTGGCCAGGTGCCAAtgcccagctgctggaaatAGATCAG AAAAGGCCTCTTGCATCCATCATCAAGGAGGTCTGTGATGG gTGGTCGTTGCCAAACCCTGAATACTACACCTTGCGGTATGCTGATGGTCCTCAGCTGTACATCACAGAGCAG actcGCTGTGACATCAAGAATGGAACTATCCTACAGCTGGCAGTCTCCCCG TCTAGGGCAGCTCGCCAGCTGATGGAGAGGATCCAGTCGCACAGTATGGAAGCCCGACTGGATGCCATGAAGGAACTGGCTAAACTTTCAGCAGATGTGACCTTTGCCACAGAGTTCATTAACATGGAAGGGATTACAGTGCTGACACGGCTTGTGGAGAGCGGGACCAAGCTTCTGTCCCA TTACAGTGAGATGTTGGCTTTCACCCTGACTGCCTTCTTGGAGCTCATGGACCATGGTATTGTCTCTTGGGACATGGTCTCAATAACCTTCATCAAACAG ATTGCAGGGTATGTGAGTCAGCCTATGGTAGATGTCTCCATCCTCCAACGATCCCTAGCCATTCTAGAAAGCATGGTGCTAAACAGTCAGACTCTGTATCAGAAGATAGCAGAAGAGATCACCGTGGGGCAGCTCATTTCTCATCTGCAAGT ctcaAACCAAGAGATTCAGACATATGCCATTGCCCTGATCAATGCCCTTTTCCTGAAGGCACCTGAGGACAAGAGACAg GACAAGCTGCTTAACCCACTAGACCTGCCCATCACT GAAATGGCTAATGCATTTGCCCAGAAGCACCTGAGGTCTATAATCCTGAAT CATGTGATCAGAGGAAACCGCCCgattaaaacagaaatggcaCATCAGCTGTACGTGCTACAGGTCCTGACCTTTAATCTCCTGGAAGAGAGAATGATGACCAAGATGGATCCCAATGATCAG gcacagagaGACATCATATTTGAGTTGCGAAGAATTGCATTTGATGCAGAGTCTGACAGCAACACCGTCCCTGGCAGTGGAACAGAAAAACGCAAAGCCATGTACACCAAGGACTACAAGATGCTGGGATTCACT aatcacatcAATCCAGCCATGGATTTTACTCAGACTCCTCCAGGGATGCTGGCATTGGACAATATGCTCTACTTGGCTAAATTTCATCAGGATACCTATATCCGG ATTGTTCTGGAGAACAGCAGTCGAGAAGATAAGCATGAGTGTCCCTTTGGGCGCAGTGCCATTGAGCTTACCAGGATGCTTTGTGAGATCCTGCAAGTTGGGGAGCTCC CCAACGAAGGCCGGAATGACTATCACCCCATGTTTTTCACCCATGACCGTGCATTTGAGGAGCTATTTGCCATCTGCATCCAGCTGTTGAACAAGACCTGGAAAGAAATGAGGGCGACAGCAGAAGATTTTAATAAG GTTATGCAGGTTGTGAGGGAACAGATCACACGGGCTCTCCCGTCTAAACCAAACTCCCTGGACCAGTTCAAGAGCAAACTGCGCAGCCTGAGCTATTCTGAAATTCTGCGACTACGCCAGTCTGAGAGAATGAGCCAAGATGACTTCCAGTCACCACCTATTGT GGAGCTGAGAGAGAAAATCCAACCTGAGATCTTGGAGCTGATAAAGCAGCAGCGCCTGAACAGGCTTTGTGAGGGAAGTAGTTTTCGAAAAATTGGAAATCGCAGAAGACAAG AAAGATTTTGGTATTGTCGCCTGGCTCTGAATCACAAGGTGCTACACTATGGAGATCTGGAAGATAATGCCCAGGGAGAAGTGACCTTTGAATctctacaggaaaaaa TTCCAGTTGCAGACATCAAAGCCATTGTCACAGGGAAGGATTGTCCACACATGAAGGAGAAAAGTGCACTGAAGCAGAACAAG gaaGTGTTAGAATTGGCCTTCTCGATATTATATGATCCCGATGAGACCTTGAACTTCATTGCACCTAATAAATATGAG tactGTATCTGGATTGATGGGCTTAATGCTCTCCTGGGGAAGGACATGTCCAGTGAGCTGACTAAAAGCGACCTGGACACATTGCTGAGCATGGAAATGAAGCTGAGGCTCCTGGACTTGGAGAACATCCAGATCCCCGAAGCGCCACCGCCCATCCCCAAGGAGCCGAGCAGCTACGACTTCGTGTACCACTACGGCTGA
- the ELMO2 gene encoding engulfment and cell motility protein 2 isoform X4, translating into MANAFAQKHLRSIILNHVIRGNRPIKTEMAHQLYVLQVLTFNLLEERMMTKMDPNDQAQRDIIFELRRIAFDAESDSNTVPGSGTEKRKAMYTKDYKMLGFTNHINPAMDFTQTPPGMLALDNMLYLAKFHQDTYIRIVLENSSREDKHECPFGRSAIELTRMLCEILQVGELPNEGRNDYHPMFFTHDRAFEELFAICIQLLNKTWKEMRATAEDFNKVMQVVREQITRALPSKPNSLDQFKSKLRSLSYSEILRLRQSERMSQDDFQSPPIVELREKIQPEILELIKQQRLNRLCEGSSFRKIGNRRRQERFWYCRLALNHKVLHYGDLEDNAQGEVTFESLQEKIPVADIKAIVTGKDCPHMKEKSALKQNKEVLELAFSILYDPDETLNFIAPNKYEYCIWIDGLNALLGKDMSSELTKSDLDTLLSMEMKLRLLDLENIQIPEAPPPIPKEPSSYDFVYHYG; encoded by the exons ATGGCTAATGCATTTGCCCAGAAGCACCTGAGGTCTATAATCCTGAAT CATGTGATCAGAGGAAACCGCCCgattaaaacagaaatggcaCATCAGCTGTACGTGCTACAGGTCCTGACCTTTAATCTCCTGGAAGAGAGAATGATGACCAAGATGGATCCCAATGATCAG gcacagagaGACATCATATTTGAGTTGCGAAGAATTGCATTTGATGCAGAGTCTGACAGCAACACCGTCCCTGGCAGTGGAACAGAAAAACGCAAAGCCATGTACACCAAGGACTACAAGATGCTGGGATTCACT aatcacatcAATCCAGCCATGGATTTTACTCAGACTCCTCCAGGGATGCTGGCATTGGACAATATGCTCTACTTGGCTAAATTTCATCAGGATACCTATATCCGG ATTGTTCTGGAGAACAGCAGTCGAGAAGATAAGCATGAGTGTCCCTTTGGGCGCAGTGCCATTGAGCTTACCAGGATGCTTTGTGAGATCCTGCAAGTTGGGGAGCTCC CCAACGAAGGCCGGAATGACTATCACCCCATGTTTTTCACCCATGACCGTGCATTTGAGGAGCTATTTGCCATCTGCATCCAGCTGTTGAACAAGACCTGGAAAGAAATGAGGGCGACAGCAGAAGATTTTAATAAG GTTATGCAGGTTGTGAGGGAACAGATCACACGGGCTCTCCCGTCTAAACCAAACTCCCTGGACCAGTTCAAGAGCAAACTGCGCAGCCTGAGCTATTCTGAAATTCTGCGACTACGCCAGTCTGAGAGAATGAGCCAAGATGACTTCCAGTCACCACCTATTGT GGAGCTGAGAGAGAAAATCCAACCTGAGATCTTGGAGCTGATAAAGCAGCAGCGCCTGAACAGGCTTTGTGAGGGAAGTAGTTTTCGAAAAATTGGAAATCGCAGAAGACAAG AAAGATTTTGGTATTGTCGCCTGGCTCTGAATCACAAGGTGCTACACTATGGAGATCTGGAAGATAATGCCCAGGGAGAAGTGACCTTTGAATctctacaggaaaaaa TTCCAGTTGCAGACATCAAAGCCATTGTCACAGGGAAGGATTGTCCACACATGAAGGAGAAAAGTGCACTGAAGCAGAACAAG gaaGTGTTAGAATTGGCCTTCTCGATATTATATGATCCCGATGAGACCTTGAACTTCATTGCACCTAATAAATATGAG tactGTATCTGGATTGATGGGCTTAATGCTCTCCTGGGGAAGGACATGTCCAGTGAGCTGACTAAAAGCGACCTGGACACATTGCTGAGCATGGAAATGAAGCTGAGGCTCCTGGACTTGGAGAACATCCAGATCCCCGAAGCGCCACCGCCCATCCCCAAGGAGCCGAGCAGCTACGACTTCGTGTACCACTACGGCTGA